In Urechidicola croceus, a single window of DNA contains:
- a CDS encoding S1/P1 nuclease encodes MKTKIIYLLIVLFTFSYQANASKKWGATGHRVVGAIADNHLKPKTKRKLKKLLKRKTLAFVSTYGDEIKSDKRYNEFYTWHYVNFPLDSDYGSSEKNPKGDIISGIEYCKNIIKDKNSSDDDKAFYLKLLIHLVGDLHQPMHIGKAEDRGGNDIKLQWFYEDTNLHRVWDTEMIEEFGMGYQELASNADVLTKQQIKEIQKGTTLDWVNEVRELTKEVYGSYEEGENLRYRYNYRHFNTLRSQLQIGGIRLAKVLNDLF; translated from the coding sequence ATGAAAACAAAAATAATATACTTACTAATCGTCTTATTTACATTTTCTTATCAAGCAAATGCCTCTAAAAAATGGGGAGCAACAGGTCATAGAGTAGTTGGCGCAATTGCAGATAATCACTTAAAACCAAAGACAAAACGCAAACTTAAAAAGTTATTAAAAAGAAAGACTTTGGCTTTTGTCTCAACTTATGGTGATGAAATAAAGTCGGATAAAAGATATAATGAGTTTTATACATGGCACTATGTAAATTTCCCTTTGGATAGTGATTATGGAAGTTCAGAAAAAAATCCAAAAGGAGATATTATCTCAGGTATTGAGTATTGTAAAAATATTATAAAAGACAAGAATTCTTCAGACGATGATAAGGCTTTTTATTTGAAGTTATTAATTCACCTTGTTGGAGATTTACACCAACCGATGCATATAGGTAAAGCTGAAGATAGAGGAGGTAATGATATAAAATTACAATGGTTTTATGAAGATACAAACTTACATAGGGTTTGGGACACTGAAATGATAGAAGAATTTGGAATGGGTTATCAAGAACTGGCTTCTAATGCTGATGTTTTAACAAAACAGCAGATTAAAGAAATTCAAAAAGGAACAACATTAGATTGGGTAAATGAGGTACGAGAATTGACTAAAGAAGTATATGGAAGTTATGAAGAAGGTGAAAATTTGAGATATAGATATAATTATAGACATTTCAATACACTTCGTTCACAACTACAAATAGGAGGGATTCGACTTGCAAAAGTTTTGAATGATTTGTTTTAA